In Candidatus Manganitrophus morganii, the genomic window GGAGCCGAGTTCGTTCAGTTGCTCTTCCAATCGCTCTTCCATCTGGGGAAATATTCTGACCTCTTCTTCGTCGATATGCGCATTGAGATGCTCTTCCAATTCGTTCAGCTTCTGTTCAAATTCCTCTTCTTCTTCGACGGCATCGATCAAATCCTCCAGCAATTCATCGACCTGCTGGTGCGCGTCCAGCGCCGAATCAACCCAGGCGCCGTCCACCTCCCTGACGGCCGGGTAGAAAAGCGCT contains:
- a CDS encoding hemerythrin domain-containing protein is translated as MKATELLQEDHEKMRNLLERLRSARDKEELLPKVEKELRIHAQLEEALFYPAVREVDGAWVDSALDAHQQVDELLEDLIDAVEEEEEFEQKLNELEEHLNAHIDEEEVRIFPQMEERLEEQLNELGSQIGQMRSDLEEEWREAA